Proteins encoded together in one Polaribacter reichenbachii window:
- a CDS encoding DNA-directed RNA polymerase subunit omega has product MDYKDTEAALSTITYNKDIIEAPTENIYEAISIIAKRANQINADLKKELVDKLDEFATYNDSLEEVFENKEQIEVSKFYERLPKPTAIAVDEWLKGKVYHRTPETE; this is encoded by the coding sequence ATGGATTATAAAGATACAGAAGCTGCATTAAGTACTATTACTTATAACAAAGACATAATCGAAGCTCCTACTGAAAATATTTATGAGGCAATTTCAATTATTGCTAAAAGAGCAAATCAAATTAATGCTGATTTAAAGAAAGAATTAGTAGATAAATTAGATGAGTTTGCTACTTATAATGATAGTTTAGAAGAAGTTTTTGAAAATAAAGAACAAATTGAAGTTTCTAAATTTTATGAGCGTTTACCAAAACCAACTGCTATTGCTGTTGATGAATGGTTAAAAGGTAAAGTATATCACAGAACTCCAGAAACAGAATAA
- the coaBC gene encoding bifunctional phosphopantothenoylcysteine decarboxylase/phosphopantothenate--cysteine ligase CoaBC yields MSVLSGKKILLGITAGIAAYKTASLVRLFIKLGADVKVIMTPASKDFITPLTLSTLSKNPVHSTFYDKEEENELWNNHVDLGLWADYFLIAPATANTMSKMANGTCDNLLLATYLSAKCPVYFAPAMDLDMYIHPSTKKSLDKLKSFGNIIIPATSGELASGLVGEGRMAEPQDIVTFIENDILDKLPLKGKKVLITAGPTYEAIDPVRFIGNHSSGKMGFAIAKSAANLGAEVFLISGPSHQQEQHSSIKRIDVVSAEDMYKAAHQYFNDVDVAILSAAVADYKPKNVANQKIKKKESSLTIELAPTKDILASLGEIKKHQLLVGFALETNNEIENAKGKLKRKNLDLIVLNSLQDKGAGFATNTNKITIIDKNLNEKPFELKSKVDVAEDIINEIVLRIKS; encoded by the coding sequence ATGTCTGTTTTAAGTGGTAAGAAAATCCTTTTAGGCATTACTGCTGGAATTGCTGCTTATAAAACGGCTTCTTTAGTCCGTTTATTTATAAAATTAGGCGCAGATGTCAAAGTGATAATGACACCTGCGTCTAAAGATTTTATAACACCTCTCACACTTTCTACACTTTCTAAAAATCCTGTTCATTCTACTTTTTATGATAAAGAAGAAGAAAATGAATTATGGAACAATCACGTAGATTTAGGTTTGTGGGCAGACTATTTTTTAATAGCACCTGCAACTGCAAATACAATGTCTAAAATGGCAAATGGTACTTGCGATAATTTATTGTTAGCTACTTATTTATCAGCAAAATGTCCTGTATATTTTGCGCCTGCAATGGATTTGGATATGTACATTCATCCATCAACCAAAAAAAGTTTAGACAAATTAAAAAGTTTTGGTAATATTATAATTCCTGCAACATCTGGAGAACTAGCAAGTGGTTTAGTTGGTGAAGGAAGAATGGCAGAGCCACAAGATATTGTTACTTTTATAGAGAATGATATTTTAGATAAACTACCTTTAAAAGGTAAAAAAGTATTAATTACTGCTGGCCCAACTTATGAGGCTATAGATCCTGTTCGTTTTATTGGGAATCATTCTTCTGGTAAAATGGGATTTGCTATTGCAAAATCTGCTGCAAATTTAGGAGCAGAAGTATTTTTAATTTCAGGTCCAAGTCATCAGCAAGAACAACATTCATCAATAAAAAGAATAGACGTTGTTTCTGCAGAAGATATGTATAAAGCAGCTCATCAATATTTTAATGATGTAGATGTTGCTATTTTATCAGCTGCTGTTGCAGATTACAAACCAAAAAATGTTGCAAATCAGAAAATAAAAAAGAAGGAATCTTCGTTAACCATTGAGTTAGCACCTACAAAAGATATTTTAGCATCTTTGGGTGAAATTAAAAAACATCAGCTTTTAGTTGGTTTTGCATTAGAAACCAATAATGAAATTGAGAACGCAAAAGGCAAATTAAAACGTAAGAATCTAGACTTAATTGTTTTAAATTCTTTGCAAGATAAAGGAGCAGGTTTTGCCACTAACACAAATAAAATTACTATTATTGATAAAAATTTGAATGAAAAACCATTCGAATTAAAGTCGAAAGTAGATGTAGCTGAAGATATAATAAACGAAATTGTCTTAAGAATTAAGAGTTAA
- a CDS encoding helix-turn-helix domain-containing protein, with the protein MNIKPIKNETDYQNALERLEVIFDSKKGTKKGDELEILSILIDKYENETSPIGYPDPIEAIKFRMEQMGLKQKDLAEVVGFKSRVSEILNKKRKLTLEMIRKLSLKLNIPTEVLVQDY; encoded by the coding sequence ATGAATATTAAACCTATAAAAAACGAAACGGATTACCAAAATGCTCTTGAGAGACTTGAGGTAATTTTTGACTCAAAAAAAGGGACAAAAAAAGGAGACGAATTAGAAATACTTTCAATTTTAATTGATAAGTATGAAAATGAGACTTCTCCCATAGGTTATCCAGATCCTATTGAAGCCATCAAATTTAGAATGGAGCAAATGGGATTAAAACAAAAAGATTTAGCAGAAGTTGTTGGGTTTAAAAGTAGGGTTAGTGAAATTTTGAACAAAAAAAGAAAATTAACTTTAGAAATGATTAGAAAATTAAGTTTAAAGCTAAACATACCTACAGAAGTTTTAGTGCAAGATTATTAA
- a CDS encoding outer membrane beta-barrel protein, which translates to METTTSNSVTNNQSFLDLSFLFNDKLDFELKSESYYFDNLESENSYYFLDFDLRYKLINYKITLGLTGKNIFNTKKFRNYSISDIDATTTEYRLLPRLILLKMEFRF; encoded by the coding sequence ATAGAAACAACTACAAGCAATTCCGTAACAAATAATCAAAGTTTTTTAGATTTATCATTTCTTTTTAATGATAAGTTAGATTTTGAATTGAAATCAGAAAGTTATTATTTCGATAATTTGGAATCAGAAAACTCATATTATTTTCTAGATTTTGATTTACGATATAAGCTAATAAATTATAAAATAACTTTGGGTTTAACAGGGAAAAACATTTTTAATACTAAGAAATTTAGAAACTATTCAATTAGCGATATTGATGCTACAACAACTGAATATAGATTATTGCCAAGGCTTATTTTGTTAAAAATGGAGTTTAGGTTTTAA
- a CDS encoding DUF6913 domain-containing protein, whose amino-acid sequence MKKSFIKKRFNKLLKEKEENRVVCNDEVYTVGVITSDEVAKWLKIQDDIERILDLGNVRIYNFRPYSKKNIPSFKFFTEKDFNWKGEPKNKTFKSFIEESHDLLIGYFNKNNLYLENAVLRSNAKFKVGFANVNASLYDMEIVEIPTNIDSFLSELKKYLIVLNKLKN is encoded by the coding sequence TTGAAAAAATCTTTTATAAAAAAACGGTTTAATAAATTATTAAAAGAAAAAGAAGAAAATAGAGTTGTCTGTAATGACGAGGTTTATACAGTTGGTGTAATCACTTCTGATGAAGTTGCAAAATGGTTGAAAATTCAAGATGATATAGAACGAATTTTAGATTTAGGTAATGTAAGAATCTATAATTTTAGACCTTACAGCAAAAAAAATATTCCTTCTTTTAAATTTTTTACAGAAAAAGATTTTAATTGGAAAGGAGAACCAAAAAATAAAACTTTTAAATCTTTTATAGAAGAATCACACGATTTGTTAATTGGGTATTTCAATAAAAATAATTTGTATTTAGAAAATGCAGTTTTGCGTTCTAATGCAAAATTTAAAGTTGGTTTTGCAAATGTAAACGCAAGTTTGTATGATATGGAAATTGTAGAAATACCAACTAATATTGATAGTTTTTTATCAGAATTAAAAAAATATTTAATTGTCTTAAATAAACTCAAAAATTAA
- a CDS encoding type II toxin-antitoxin system HigB family toxin, which produces MRIISKRTLRDFWEKHSDSEQQLKAWYRETEKANWESLNELKKEYPSASILKENRVVFNIKGNHYRLIVKLNLDYQICWIRFIGTHADYDKINANEI; this is translated from the coding sequence GTGAGAATTATTTCAAAACGGACTTTAAGAGATTTCTGGGAAAAGCATTCAGATTCTGAACAGCAATTAAAAGCTTGGTACAGAGAAACTGAAAAAGCAAATTGGGAATCTTTAAACGAATTAAAAAAGGAATATCCAAGTGCTAGTATTTTAAAGGAAAACAGAGTTGTATTTAATATTAAAGGAAACCATTATAGATTAATTGTTAAATTGAATTTAGATTATCAGATTTGTTGGATTAGATTTATTGGAACTCACGCAGATTATGATAAAATAAACGCAAACGAAATTTAA
- a CDS encoding helix-turn-helix domain-containing protein, whose amino-acid sequence MEEKLIAIRKKIKLARLKKEYSQYYMGCRLNTSQIAYHNLESGKSNIKVDTLLKIATILEVDVKDFFEFED is encoded by the coding sequence ATGGAAGAAAAATTAATTGCTATTAGAAAGAAAATAAAATTAGCTCGTCTAAAAAAAGAATACTCTCAATATTATATGGGCTGCAGATTAAACACAAGCCAAATTGCCTATCATAATTTAGAAAGCGGAAAAAGTAATATTAAAGTAGATACCTTGTTAAAAATAGCTACTATTTTAGAAGTGGATGTAAAAGATTTTTTTGAATTTGAGGATTAA
- a CDS encoding DUF4835 family protein, with product MMRKIVFLFALFFITSNINSQELNCLVNINYDQISGSNRQVFETLQKSLIEFVNQTKWTNRIVQTEEKVDCAMNIIVTERNNNNYTATLQIQSSRPVYGSSYASPLLNLKDNDFTFRYNEFDPLIYNRNSFDSNLVSTIVFYVYTILGVDADSFSKYGGQTELEEAQNVMLQAQQSGLSAWQNVVGKQNRFLLIDNLLAPKLKTFRDVIYDYHIKGLDNFGTNKEYAKQTIEDSTFKMENLYNKTVGNYLIRLFFDAKADELVNIYSDGPRTRNAIKLSTALKRISPNNNSKWRNIE from the coding sequence ATGATGCGTAAAATTGTTTTTCTTTTTGCTCTTTTCTTCATAACATCAAACATAAATTCTCAAGAATTAAATTGTTTGGTAAACATAAACTACGATCAAATTTCTGGCTCTAACAGACAAGTTTTTGAAACATTACAAAAGTCTTTAATTGAGTTTGTAAATCAAACAAAATGGACAAACAGAATTGTACAAACTGAAGAAAAAGTAGATTGTGCAATGAATATTATAGTTACAGAAAGAAATAACAATAATTACACTGCTACACTCCAAATACAATCTTCAAGACCCGTTTATGGTTCAAGTTATGCAAGTCCTTTATTAAATTTAAAAGACAACGATTTTACGTTTCGGTATAATGAATTTGATCCTTTAATCTATAACAGAAATTCTTTTGATAGCAATTTGGTATCTACCATTGTTTTTTATGTCTATACAATTTTAGGTGTAGATGCGGATTCTTTTTCTAAATACGGTGGTCAAACTGAATTAGAAGAAGCACAAAATGTAATGTTACAAGCACAACAAAGTGGTTTGTCTGCTTGGCAAAATGTTGTGGGTAAGCAAAATCGTTTTTTATTGATTGATAATTTATTAGCACCTAAATTAAAAACTTTTAGAGATGTAATTTACGATTATCACATTAAAGGCTTAGATAATTTTGGTACAAACAAAGAATATGCAAAACAGACCATAGAAGATAGTACTTTTAAAATGGAAAATCTTTACAATAAAACTGTTGGTAATTATTTAATTCGTTTATTTTTTGATGCTAAAGCAGATGAATTAGTAAACATTTATTCTGATGGTCCTAGAACTAGAAATGCTATTAAATTATCGACTGCATTAAAAAGAATTTCTCCTAACAATAATTCTAAGTGGAGAAATATTGAGTAA
- a CDS encoding outer membrane protein assembly factor BamD: MQKFKNLAYLVVFSVMLFSCGEYQKVLNKGSVEDQYKMAVKMYETKKYAKALRLFEKITPAYRGKPQMERVQYMVAQSNFNEKNYSLAGYYFDRFTKNYPKSSKNEEASFLSAYSYKLASPVFSKDPTDTNKALEAFQSFINTYPNSDKIDEANQHYKDLRYKLQKKYFEIAKTYYTTADYDFRNYKAAIQAFDNLLSDYLGSEFKEEALYYRLKCAHDFVLKSTDRRKESRIKDAIEAYEKLERNFPESQFMVESNEMLATLKKEEKRIEGIVAQIKELQKENTKEK; encoded by the coding sequence ATGCAAAAATTTAAAAATTTAGCGTATTTAGTAGTGTTTAGTGTAATGTTATTCTCTTGTGGAGAGTATCAAAAAGTACTAAATAAAGGGAGTGTAGAAGACCAGTACAAGATGGCCGTGAAAATGTATGAAACCAAAAAATATGCAAAAGCTTTGCGTTTATTTGAAAAAATAACGCCAGCATATAGAGGTAAACCTCAAATGGAACGTGTACAATATATGGTAGCTCAGTCTAATTTTAACGAAAAAAATTATAGTCTTGCAGGTTATTATTTTGATCGTTTTACAAAAAACTACCCAAAAAGTTCTAAAAATGAAGAAGCTTCTTTCTTATCTGCTTATAGCTATAAGTTAGCATCTCCTGTTTTTAGTAAAGACCCTACAGATACCAATAAAGCATTAGAAGCTTTTCAAAGTTTTATAAATACATATCCTAACTCAGATAAGATTGATGAAGCCAATCAACATTATAAAGATTTAAGATATAAATTACAGAAAAAATATTTCGAAATCGCTAAGACGTATTACACAACAGCAGATTACGATTTTAGAAATTACAAAGCAGCAATTCAGGCTTTTGATAATTTGTTGTCAGATTATTTAGGCTCAGAATTTAAAGAAGAAGCTTTGTACTATAGACTAAAATGTGCGCACGATTTTGTGTTAAAAAGCACAGATAGAAGAAAAGAAAGCAGAATTAAAGATGCTATTGAAGCTTACGAAAAGTTAGAAAGAAATTTTCCTGAATCTCAATTTATGGTAGAATCTAACGAAATGTTAGCGACACTTAAAAAAGAAGAAAAAAGAATTGAAGGCATTGTTGCTCAGATAAAAGAATTACAAAAAGAGAATACCAAAGAGAAATAA
- the dapA gene encoding 4-hydroxy-tetrahydrodipicolinate synthase: MQKFIGTGVALVTPFNNDLSVDVEALINLVNFNIENGTNYLVINGTTAESATITKEEKQLIIDVIIKATNKRVPLVLGVGGNNTLEVVKELKTRDFTGIDGILSVAPYYSKPTQEGFYQHYKALAEATDLPIILYNVPGRTAKNMEPATTLRLAKDFSNIVAVKEAGNNQQQYNALLKDKPADFLIISGDDDLALGVTLAGGSGVISVIGQAYPAEFSKMIQLGLEGKNQEAYKIHFKMMDIIDYIFEENNPAGIKTVLQELNICKNDVRLPLVKASEQLQTKIADYVKAF, encoded by the coding sequence ATGCAAAAATTTATTGGTACAGGTGTTGCTTTAGTCACGCCATTTAATAATGATTTATCTGTAGATGTAGAAGCACTAATAAACTTAGTGAATTTTAATATCGAAAACGGAACTAATTATTTAGTAATCAATGGTACAACAGCAGAAAGTGCAACAATTACCAAAGAAGAAAAACAGCTTATTATCGATGTAATCATAAAAGCTACAAACAAACGTGTACCTTTAGTTTTAGGAGTTGGTGGTAACAATACTTTAGAAGTTGTTAAAGAATTAAAAACTAGAGATTTTACAGGGATTGATGGTATTTTATCAGTAGCACCTTATTACAGTAAACCAACTCAAGAAGGTTTTTATCAGCATTATAAAGCACTAGCAGAAGCAACAGACTTACCTATAATTTTATATAACGTTCCTGGTAGAACTGCTAAAAATATGGAGCCAGCTACAACTTTACGTTTGGCAAAAGACTTTAGCAATATTGTAGCTGTAAAAGAAGCTGGTAATAACCAACAACAATACAATGCATTATTAAAAGACAAACCAGCAGATTTTTTAATTATTTCTGGTGATGATGATTTGGCTTTAGGTGTAACTTTAGCAGGTGGCTCAGGTGTAATTTCTGTAATCGGTCAAGCATATCCAGCAGAATTTTCTAAAATGATTCAATTAGGTTTAGAAGGTAAAAACCAAGAAGCATATAAAATCCATTTTAAAATGATGGATATTATAGATTACATTTTTGAAGAAAATAATCCTGCAGGTATAAAAACGGTTTTACAAGAATTGAATATTTGTAAAAATGATGTGCGTTTGCCACTAGTAAAAGCGAGTGAACAATTACAAACAAAAATAGCAGACTACGTAAAAGCCTTTTAA
- a CDS encoding ABC transporter permease/M1 family aminopeptidase, translating to MFSTIYKQELKYWFKSPVFYIFTAIFLFLSFLLSATSAGIWDSITGTTGSSRIVNSPINVTGLFGAFTTLIFFLFPSIIGVSIYRDFKSEMHTILYSYPFTKANYLFAKFLSGITIVSLIVLVIAFGMIIGFRFPGTNPQIVGDFRIMTYIQAYLIYVLPNILFFGAVVFGVVTFSRNIGAGFITVIILLFAQAVVASILSEPEQATLLAILDPFGSSAIEYYTKYWTVYEQNEMQVPVKEFIIYNRLLWLVVSSVIFGLVFYYFKFNQNAITISFRKKKSERVTKRNFSGITRINLPEVTQNFSFVQNLKTMWRLSNLDFKFIFKSIPFLCILIVGILMLVGTLFSSSEIFGTDTLPVTWQMLSGGNVFTFFVLNICTFLYAGILVQRANTAKINHLVDSTPVPNWTLLFSKLIAILKMQIVLLAVIIVSGVLFQTYQGYYDFEIGQYIKELYGLKFLNYLVWALLAIFIQTLVKNQYIGFFILLIIAIGTPFLSFIGIELDIFKYNQGPGFSYSDMNGYGSSLSRYLWYKIYWILGGSVLVILSIVMWVRGIPSSFSERIYLAKERFKLPLKIALGVILISFFTLGFSIFQETKSDNENSSTKQAELDAVEWEKTYKKYEDYKQPRIVAVKADVAIYPKKRTYKAKAIFTMVNKTDKAIDSIFLNHNALENTFEFNKPNKLVLEDTVFNFDIYQLDKKLNPGDSLQLTVNTKSNENTMFQRKSPIRENGTFINNFAIFPSLGYSSQGELRDNKTRKKYDLPPNDLQAHPSDSTALGDTYISKDSDWIDFEATVSTSKDQIAIAPGYLQKEWIENNRKYYHYKMDSKILNFYAFNSARYEVKKEMYKGISLEIYYHKPHTYNLDRMMKGLKASIDYNEKYFSPYQHKQARIVEFPRTAGTFAQSFANTIPFSEGFGFIADVDDENDDGVDYPFAVTVHEVAHQWWAHQVIGADVLGATMLSESMSEYVSLKVLEHENGKTKMRTFLKDALDGYLMQRTFETKREKPLMYNDGQGYIHYQKGSMVFYALSDYIGEEKLNGALKKYVQKVQFQEPPYTTSIEMLDYIKKVTPDSLQYVIKDMFETITLYKNRILDVKSTELENGKYQVDIEFEVVKYRNDEKGKKFYGEKVGDTLTYTPKDKKKPILSVKLEDYIDIGIFGEEEIDGVNKEVELYLQKHKITQINNKITIIVDKKPVEVGVDPYNKLIDTQSNDNRQKL from the coding sequence ATGTTTTCTACGATATACAAACAAGAACTTAAATACTGGTTTAAAAGTCCCGTTTTTTATATTTTTACTGCAATTTTTTTATTCCTATCTTTTCTTTTATCTGCAACATCTGCAGGTATTTGGGATTCTATTACAGGTACAACTGGTTCGTCTAGAATTGTAAATTCACCAATTAATGTAACAGGTTTATTTGGTGCTTTTACCACTTTAATATTCTTCTTATTTCCATCAATTATTGGAGTTTCTATTTATAGGGATTTTAAAAGTGAAATGCACACCATTTTGTATTCTTATCCTTTTACAAAAGCCAATTATTTGTTTGCGAAGTTTTTAAGCGGAATTACAATTGTGTCTTTAATTGTTTTGGTAATTGCTTTTGGTATGATTATCGGTTTTCGATTTCCTGGAACAAATCCGCAGATTGTGGGTGATTTTAGAATAATGACTTACATACAAGCCTATCTAATTTATGTTTTGCCAAACATTTTATTTTTTGGAGCTGTTGTTTTTGGAGTAGTAACTTTTTCTAGAAATATTGGTGCAGGTTTTATAACTGTTATTATTTTACTGTTTGCACAAGCTGTTGTTGCTAGTATTTTATCTGAACCAGAACAAGCTACTTTGTTAGCGATTTTAGATCCTTTTGGTTCTTCAGCCATAGAATATTATACAAAATATTGGACAGTTTATGAGCAAAATGAAATGCAAGTTCCTGTAAAAGAATTTATTATTTATAATAGATTATTATGGTTGGTTGTGTCTTCTGTAATATTTGGTTTGGTATTTTATTATTTTAAATTTAATCAAAATGCGATTACAATATCCTTTAGAAAAAAGAAATCAGAACGAGTTACTAAAAGAAATTTTAGCGGAATTACACGAATTAATCTGCCAGAAGTAACTCAGAATTTCTCTTTTGTTCAGAATTTAAAAACAATGTGGAGGTTGTCTAACCTCGATTTTAAATTCATTTTTAAAAGTATTCCTTTCTTGTGTATTTTAATTGTTGGAATTTTAATGTTGGTAGGTACTTTATTCAGTTCTAGTGAAATTTTTGGGACTGATACATTGCCTGTTACTTGGCAAATGTTAAGTGGTGGTAATGTGTTTACCTTTTTTGTATTGAATATTTGTACATTTTTATATGCAGGTATTTTGGTGCAAAGAGCAAATACTGCAAAAATTAATCATTTAGTAGATAGTACTCCTGTGCCAAATTGGACACTTTTATTCTCTAAATTAATTGCCATTTTAAAAATGCAAATTGTTTTATTGGCAGTGATTATAGTGTCTGGAGTGTTGTTTCAAACTTACCAAGGTTATTATGATTTTGAAATTGGTCAATATATAAAAGAGCTCTATGGATTAAAATTCTTGAATTATTTAGTTTGGGCTTTATTAGCAATTTTTATACAAACCTTAGTTAAAAATCAATATATAGGCTTTTTTATTCTGTTGATTATTGCAATAGGAACTCCGTTTTTATCATTTATAGGTATTGAGTTAGATATTTTTAAATACAACCAAGGTCCAGGTTTTAGTTATTCTGATATGAATGGTTATGGCTCAAGTTTATCAAGATATTTATGGTATAAAATCTATTGGATTTTAGGTGGTTCTGTACTTGTTATTTTAAGTATTGTAATGTGGGTAAGAGGAATACCAAGTTCATTTTCAGAACGAATTTACTTAGCAAAAGAACGCTTTAAGTTACCATTAAAAATTGCGTTAGGTGTAATTTTAATTTCCTTTTTTACCTTAGGATTTTCAATTTTTCAAGAAACAAAATCAGACAACGAAAACTCATCAACCAAACAAGCAGAATTAGATGCTGTTGAATGGGAAAAAACTTATAAAAAATACGAGGATTATAAACAACCTAGAATTGTTGCTGTTAAAGCTGATGTAGCTATTTATCCGAAGAAAAGAACGTACAAAGCCAAAGCCATTTTTACAATGGTAAATAAAACAGACAAAGCTATTGATAGTATTTTTCTGAATCATAATGCTCTAGAAAATACTTTTGAGTTTAATAAACCAAACAAATTAGTTTTAGAAGACACTGTTTTTAATTTTGATATTTATCAATTGGATAAAAAATTAAATCCTGGAGATTCTTTACAATTAACAGTAAACACAAAAAGTAATGAAAATACAATGTTTCAGCGTAAATCTCCAATCAGAGAAAATGGAACATTTATAAATAATTTTGCTATTTTTCCTTCCTTAGGATATTCTTCTCAAGGAGAATTAAGAGACAATAAAACGCGTAAAAAGTACGATTTACCACCTAATGATTTACAAGCACATCCATCAGATTCTACAGCTTTAGGAGATACATATATTTCTAAAGATTCAGATTGGATCGATTTTGAAGCCACAGTTTCTACTTCTAAAGATCAAATTGCAATTGCTCCTGGATACTTACAAAAAGAATGGATTGAAAATAATCGTAAATACTATCATTATAAAATGGATAGTAAAATTTTAAATTTCTATGCATTTAATTCTGCCAGATACGAAGTAAAAAAAGAAATGTATAAAGGCATTAGTTTAGAGATTTATTATCACAAACCACATACCTATAATCTAGATAGAATGATGAAAGGTTTAAAAGCATCTATAGATTATAACGAAAAATACTTTAGCCCTTATCAGCATAAACAAGCAAGAATTGTCGAGTTTCCAAGAACTGCAGGTACTTTTGCGCAATCTTTTGCAAATACAATTCCGTTTTCTGAAGGTTTTGGTTTTATTGCTGATGTAGATGATGAAAACGATGATGGTGTAGATTATCCTTTTGCAGTTACAGTGCATGAAGTTGCACATCAATGGTGGGCACATCAAGTAATTGGTGCAGATGTTTTGGGTGCTACAATGTTATCAGAAAGTATGTCTGAATATGTTTCTTTAAAAGTTTTAGAACACGAAAATGGTAAAACCAAAATGCGCACCTTTTTAAAAGATGCTTTAGATGGTTATTTAATGCAAAGAACTTTCGAAACCAAAAGAGAAAAACCATTAATGTATAATGATGGGCAAGGTTATATTCACTACCAAAAAGGCTCTATGGTTTTTTATGCTTTAAGCGATTATATAGGAGAAGAAAAATTAAATGGAGCTTTAAAAAAGTATGTGCAAAAAGTGCAATTTCAAGAGCCTCCTTATACAACATCTATTGAAATGTTAGATTATATTAAAAAGGTTACTCCAGATTCTTTACAATATGTAATTAAAGATATGTTCGAAACAATTACGTTGTATAAAAACCGAATTTTAGACGTAAAATCTACAGAACTAGAAAACGGAAAATATCAAGTAGATATTGAGTTTGAAGTTGTAAAATATAGAAATGATGAAAAAGGGAAAAAGTTTTATGGTGAAAAAGTAGGAGATACTTTAACCTACACACCAAAAGACAAAAAGAAGCCAATTTTATCAGTAAAACTAGAAGATTATATAGATATTGGAATTTTTGGAGAAGAAGAAATTGATGGCGTAAATAAAGAAGTAGAACTGTATTTACAGAAACATAAAATAACCCAAATCAATAATAAAATTACAATTATTGTTGATAAAAAACCTGTTGAGGTTGGTGTAGATCCTTATAATAAATTGATTGATACACAGTCTAATGACAATAGACAGAAGTTGTAG